Proteins from one Chitinophaga oryzae genomic window:
- a CDS encoding PH domain-containing protein, with protein sequence MKQIKVKFALNPQETVLFKVNGSFLKNKWQAKPGALCLTNERIVVEGKSMTAFLLFGVIGWLLTRKKILKEFPLTDITNFSRGKQGFNKKVAVFELLDGSTVRMAITGKWEVFEAAYHKAMLDVKPLFSIN encoded by the coding sequence ATGAAACAGATTAAAGTAAAGTTTGCACTTAACCCGCAAGAAACCGTTTTGTTCAAAGTAAACGGCTCGTTCCTCAAAAACAAATGGCAGGCAAAACCAGGAGCCCTGTGCCTAACCAACGAAAGGATTGTTGTAGAAGGCAAATCGATGACCGCATTTTTATTGTTTGGCGTCATCGGATGGTTGTTGACCCGGAAAAAAATTCTTAAAGAATTTCCGCTGACAGATATTACCAACTTCAGCAGAGGTAAACAAGGCTTCAACAAAAAGGTAGCGGTGTTTGAACTGCTGGATGGTTCTACGGTACGTATGGCCATCACCGGTAAATGGGAAGTTTTTGAAGCGGCCTACCACAAAGCGATGCTGGATGTAAAGCCACTGTTCTCCATAAACTGA